GTGCTGACCATGGACAAGCAGATGGTATAGGTGGACATGGTCATTTAGATGAAGGAGAGCGCTATGTACCATTTATTATGAATGGACCAACGATTAAACGAAACCACCTTGTAAAGGAGAAGCACAGTTTAGTATCTATGGCGCCAACAATTGCCTATTTACTTGGTGCACCTTACCCTAGCCATAGTAGAGGTCCAGTTTTACAGGAAGCAATGAGGAGTGAGGGTAATAATGAATAAGCAACGTATTATTGTTTTTCTCCCTGCATATAACGAAGAAGAATCTATTGCAGAAGTGATTTCCAATGTACCACGTTCTTTTCATGACAGGATTGATGTGAAAATCCTACTTGTAGATGATGGTTCATCAGATAATACAGTTGCAATAGCAAAAGAAGCTGGAGTAGATTACATTACTCAACATAAGATCAACAAGGGATTAGGAGCAGCGGTACGTACTGGTTTGCAAGAAAGTGTGAAGTTAGGAGCAGATATTGCTGTTATGATTGATGCGGATAATGAATATCCTGCTTGGCAAATTCCAGAACTAATTGAACCAATTTTAATTGGAGAATCAGATTACGTAATGGGTTCACGTTTTCTCGGAACAATTAACGGTATGAAGCTTCATCGTAGGTTAGGGAATTACTGTTTTACAATGCTTCAAAGTTTGTTATTAAGAAAGTGGATACACGATGGGCAATCAGGTATGCGTGCTTTTTCAAGGCAAGCGGCAGAACATGCAGAAATCGTCCACGATTACAATTATGCACAAGTAATTACATTGAACCTTGTAAGAAAAGGTTTTCGTGTTAAGGAAATTCCAATTCAATATAAAGTACGAACAAAAGGTGAATCATTTATAAAGTTTAGAGCATACATGACATCAGTATTACCTGCAATCTTTACTGAGATGCTCAGACCTGTTGAGAAAGTTTCGATTGATAAACAGGCACATCTTATAAAAGAATTTCAATAGATGAGCAATATTTAAAATTGCTCATCTTTTATTGACATTTCAGTTGATAATCATTATCATTATCGTTAGGGGGAAAAATGATGAAAAAAATTATATACTATTTAATAATGACAATGATTCTCACTCTAACAGGTGTTTCTCAAGCGTTTGCGTACTCATATGGTGATCCTGGAGAAGAGCAAATTGCAGAGGCTTACATAGAGTTAAAAAATCATCTAGAAAACGATAATTGGGACGGTGCGAAACAAGTATACGACACATATGAAAAAGAATTTGATCTTTATTTTACTAAAACAGTTCCACTTATTGCCGAGGGCTTTGAACAAAAAGACAAAGAATTAATTCTTGACTCATATAAAGCAGCACTACGTTTAAATGTTGAACGTCGTTTACATTTTGCTGATGAACAGTTTGAAGATTATGGGCAAGCAAAGTTATTGTTAGCGAAAGCGCGCGGGACTTTTAATATTTTAGCTCCATATGTGCAAGATCAAGAAGGTGATGAATATGTACAAAACGTCTACGCTTCCTTTGATTTAGCTTTACAATCACTTGGAAATCCTGGGCTATTCGGGATAGGAAATCAAGAGAATGATTATGATACATTTCAGCAAGAAACTGAGAATATTATAAAAAAAGTTGAACCATTCTTTGCAATACCAAAAAATGAAGAAGAAGGCAAATCACATTTAACTGAAGAGAATTTGGATTTTTTGGAAGATAAAGAAATCGGAAGTAGCTCTTTTTGGTTATGGTTTTCTGTAGCTCTATTTGCCATTTTAGTATTTATTGTGTTCGTAAATAAATCTAAGAAACAGAAAGAGAAATAAGTCAAGGGGGGAGAATAGAGATGGATTTTCAAGCATTCTTAATTACACTTCGTGAAGCTCTTGAAGCAATCCTTATTGTCGGTTTAATTCTGTCATATTTAACAAGATTAAATGCAGAAAAATATCATAAATGGATATATGCAGGGGTTGTTTTGGCGCTGATTAGTAGTTTCCTAGTAGCACTTTTGTTCCAAGTAGTGTTTACGGGGTTTGCTAGCTTAGGTTCTGAAACATACATGAAAGTTACAATCATGTTTGCTTCGGTCTTACTTCTTACTCACATGGTTATATGGATGAAGAAAGAATCAGCTAGTATTAATTCAAACTTGCAAAAAAAGTTAAATGCTGCTATTACCGCTGGAAGTATTTCTGCACTCATTATTCATACGTATTTAATTGTTTTACGAGAAGGTGTTGAAACGGTTTTCTTCTTCGCAGCAATTGGAGGAGGAGACATTCAGAAGGCTGTGACAAATTATGGAGCATTGAGTGGTTTAATGCTCGCGTTAATTTTAGGCTATTTATTCTTCTCAGGTACGATGAAAATCTCATTAAAAGCATTCTTCAATGTTACTGGTTTTTTAATTATGTTCATTGCTGCAGGACTTCTGGTACAAGGCGTTGGTACTCTTCAAGATTTAGGGAATATGGGTTCTCTTATTGAAACAGCAGACGGTAAACCAGCTGAAATGTATAACATTGTTCATATTATGCCTGAACATTATCAAGATGAAGCTCATTATGAGCGTGATACAGGACAGCAAGTTTTGGTGAGTGGACAAATTGGTTTATTTATGGCAGCGATGTTCGGTTATAGTCATAATCCTTCATTTGAACAAATTGCAGCATACTGGCTTTATTTCGCATTTGTCTTTACTTGGATGTGGTTAATTAACACAGGGAAGATTTCTTATAAATTCCGAAAACAAAAAAGCGAGAATGAAGAATTAAATACGAGTAATGTGAACACTTCAGAAGTGTAAAGCCATACCTCTTTGGCATGACCCGTTAATAACGGGTCTTTTTTTGAGAAAATGTATTATATGTTTGTTTATTTCACTTCACACATATAACAATAGTGAGTTTTAGATACGAGCTTTTTTATTTGTACTAATTGCTAAGACTTATATCAAAGTTATGATAAGTCAAAAATGTTTAAGTTGATAAGTGTTAAGGTACTTGATCATACCATAATTGTCCTCCATTACAATAGTTGACTAGCTAATCATTAGTAGATGGCTAAGTATGACTAGTGCAAATCGAATTATCATTTTAAAAAATGGTGTGATTTTGTTGTTATATCAATATATGTGTAAAATTATTCTCTCGGAATCGTTGCTTTATATATTCGACATAATACGATTACATACATGTAATACTAAATATTTGGAGGATATAAACTGAATGTAAGTGAGGTGGTATCATAGTGAATGTTCGACATTATTTTCAGGGAAATAAAAAAATTAACGGTCTGATCATCATTTTAATACTATTAATTTCTTTAACTCGGTTATTCTTTATAAGTAATTATGCCCGTTCATGGGATGCAGTTGATTTTGCTCTAGGTGTTTTACAATTTGATCTATTACAAATGCAGCCCCATTTTCCAGGTTATCCTTACTTTATTGTTGGTGGTATGTTCTTTAATCAATTCATGCATGATCCAATTGAAAGTTTAATTATGTTAAACATTGTCTTAATTACGACAACTATCTTACCACTATATTGGATTTCTAAGCGTTTTGTTACTGAAAGGAATGCCTTGTTGATTACGGCTTTAATTCAAACAATGCCATATTTGAATATCTTAACTATTCAACCGATGTCAGAAGCAGCGGGAGTTAGCATCTTAATTTGGTATATATGGTCGCTATTTGTAAGTATAGAGAAAAAAGAGTGGAAATATTTGTGGATAACACCATTTTTATTCGGTCTATTAATGGGTATTCGCGTTTCGTATTTAGTGTTCGGTGTTGGATTATTATGGTGCGTGATTGTTGATTTAAGAGACCATAAGGGAAATAAATTGATTCGATTTTTCTCCCATTTTATGCTCAACTGTATTTTTCAACTTATTTGGGTTTGGGGTTTAGTTAGTTCCTTAGGTGGGATCAATTCATTTATGAAAATAGGTTGGGCATTTGTTGAAGGTCACTTTCAAGAATGGGGAGGAACAGCTATTACTGAGCAAGTATCTTTGTTAGAACGGTTTATTCGTTTAACCTTTGAGCAGTGGATATGGAGTTCTTGGTTTGCTCAATCCATTGGGATAGTTTTCATTACTGTAATTACTATTATTATAGGTCTTGTGATGAAAAAGAATAAAAGTGTAGCATATAGTGGCTACTATTTAATAGTAACAATGAGTTCATCGTATTTTATTTGGGTTTTGTTTGCACAAAATATTGATAAACCAAGGCATATTATGCCGTTTACTATATTTGTTTTTATTCTCATATTAATTAAGTTATTTACATATAACAAATCTACTCTATTCTATAGTTGTGTAACGGTTCTTTTGTTCAGCCAGTTTTATTTTAGTATCGGATTAATGAACGATTATAATCGACAAGTACCAGCTACATACCAATTGGCTTATTACTTAGATGACATCGAGGAGCCATTCACGGTATATACATGGGAGGAAACGAGAGTATTGGAATATTTGAATATGCCTTACGAGCATAAACGGTTGTTAACCTACGAGTATTTTTTGGAAGATATCGTTCAAATGAATCATACAATTTTCGTAACTGAACGATTATTACAAGGTTTTCGTTCTCAAGGAATCAATGTCGATGATAAAATAAAAGAAATTGAAGAATTTCATTCTAATCCATTGTTTGATCCTGTATATCATGACATTAAGCTGTATAAGTGGAAAAATGATAATTAGTATGGCAGACTCTAAACTAGTATAGAGGTTACATTTATTATTTGTAGTTGTAATGAAAAGCTGTCTTATTGAACTTTTTATTTAGTTAATCTTTCGTTTAAATACTCATATAAAGTATTTGATCTCATCATAAAGGATATGGTTTTATGAAAGAACTATTAAAAGAAAAGCTTGCGATTCTTCCTGATCAACCTGGCTGTTACTTAATGAAAGATAAACAAGGTACTGTTATCTATGTAGGTAAAGCTAAGGTGTTAAAAAATCGTGTTCGATCTTATTTTACAGGTTCACATGAGGGGAAGACACTTCGACTAGTTAGTGAAATTTGTGATTTTGAATACATCATAACGTCTTCAGATATTGAAGCACTTCTCTTAGAACTTAACTTAATAAAAAAATATGATCCTAAATATAATGTCATGTTGAAGGATGATAAAAGCTATCCCTATATTAAAATTACGAATGAGCGTCACCCTCGTTTAATTACAACCCGTTCAGTGAAAAAAGATGGAGGAAAATATTTCGGTCCTTATCCTAATGTACAAGCAGCAAACGAAACGAAAAAGTTATTAGACCGATTATATCCTCTACGAAAATGTTCAAAATTACCTGATCGAGTATGCTTGTATTACCATATAGGACAGTGTTTAGCACCTTGTGTAAAGGAAATTTCAAAGGAAACGAATCAAGAAATTGTACAAGATATAACTCGATTCTTAAAAGGTGGTTATCAGGAAATAAAAAAAGAAATAAAGGAAAAGATGGTTCATGCTTCAGAGGACTTGGAGTTCGAACGTGCAAAAGAATATCGTGATCAAATTGTTCACATTGAAGCAGTAATGGAAAAACAAAAAATGGCTCTTAATGATCTGACTGATCGCGATGTGTTTGGTTATGCCTTTGATAAAGGTTGGATGTGTGTTCAAGTATTTTTTATTCGACAAGGGAAGTTAATTGAACGTGATGTTTCACTTTTTCCAATCTATGATGTGGCCGAAGAAGATTTCCTTACGTTTTTAGGTCAATTCTATTTAAATAAAAATCATATCAAACCGAAAGAAATTTTCTTGCCTGATTCTGTAAGTAAGGACTTTGCTGAACAGTTATTAAATATTAAAGTACATCAACCACAGCGTGGTCAAAAGAAAGACTTAGTGAAACTTGCGATTAAGAACGCGACCATCGCTTTAAAAGAAAAATTTTCTCTTATTGAAAGGGATGAAGAACGGACAATTAAAGCTGTTGAGAATTTAGGGTTACAACTTAATATTGAAACACCACATCGAATTGAAGCTTTCGATAATTCAAATATTCAAGGAACCAATCCAGTTTCGGCAATGATTACGTTTATTGATGGGAAACCCTCAAAGAAAGACTATCGAAAATATAAAGTAAAAACTGTTGAAGGCCCCGATGATTATGCATCAATGCGTGAAGTTATTCGTCGCCGTTATACACGAGTTTTGAAAGATAATCTCCCTCTTCCTGATTTAATTATTGTTGATGGTGGGAAGGCTCATATGCAAGGTGCAATTGATGTATTGGAAAATGAGTTAGGTCTAGACATTCCTTTATGTGGATTAGCTAAAGATGAAAAGCATCGCACGTCTGAGTTGTTATATGGTAATCCACCACAACCTGTTTCACTCGCACGGAATAGCCAAGAGTTTTATTTACTACAACGTATTCAAGACGAAGTTCATCGCTTCGCAATAACATTTCATCGACAAGTTCGAGGGAAAACAGCTTTCAAATCATCGTTAGACGATATCCCTGGAATCGGTGAAAAACGTAAACGTTCTCTATTAAAAACATTTGGTTCTATAACAAAATTAAAAGAAGCAACATGTGAGGACCTTCAAGATGCAGGATTGCCAAGAAGAGTTGCCGAAGATGTAATCGAGTATCTAACAAAAAAATAATCGTAACTAATTATCGTGTAGATTGCTTTAGTTACGAAGGTATCGTTATATTTTGTTATGTGAAAACCGGAGCATTATATTATTGCTCCGGTTTTTTACATAGTTGCATTGGTTATTTAAGATGTAACGGTGCCTTTTTCTTCAACAATTTCGACTTCAAAGCCAAGATCTTCGATCATTCGATGATCACTTGTAGTTTCTTGACCACTTGTTGTTAAATAATCACCGATAAAAATTGAATTTGCTGCATAAAGTCCTAACGGTTGTAAAGCACGTAAATTTACTTCTCTACCACCAGAAATTCGAATTTCCTTTGTAGGGTTAATCAATCGGAATAAAGAAAGTACCTTTAAGCAATAACGTGGGTCCAATTCACTCGTTCCTTCAAGTGGTGTTCCATCAATTGCATGTAGGAAGTTGACTGGAATAGAATCGGCATCAAGAGCATTCAAGCTATATGCCATATCGACGACATCTTGCTTTGATTCTTTCATACCGATTATAACACCTGAGCATGGAGATAATCCCGCTGCTTTTGCAGTGTGAACGGTATTTACTCGATCATCATATGTATGGGAGGTTGTGATACTGTCATGATGTGTTTCTGATGTATTTACGTTGTGGTTGTAACGATCGACACCTGCGCCTTTAAGTAATTCAGCTTGTTCAGGTTTCAATATTCCTAGGCATGCACAGATTTTTAATGAATATCGGTCTTTAATCTCCTTAACAGTATCAGCAACTGTTTCTACCTCACGGCGACTTGGGCCTCTACCACTAGCTACAATACAATATGTACCAGCTTGCATTTTATAAGCTTGTTCTGCACCTTTAAGTAGAGTTTCTTTATCAAGCATGTTGTACGTGTTGATATCAGTATCAGCAATAGAAGATTGAGAGCAGTAACCGCAATTTTCTGAGCAAAGGCCTGACTTTGCATTCATGATCATATTAAGTTTTACTTTATTACCGTAATGATGTTTCCTAACTTGATATGCTGCATTTAATAAAGAAAGCAACTCCTCATCTGGACAATTTAATACACTAAGTGCCTCTTCATTCGTAATCTTTTCACCAGTTAAACTTTTGTTAGCAAGTACGTTCCAAATCATTATAAAAAAACCTCCTTTTGTTAACTAATTATAATTATAAGTTAACAAAAGGAGGTTGCATAGTTTTTTTGTTACGCCATTGTTAGTTAGATGCTATTCAGATTGAACAGTTATAGTGACTAATTGATTGCGATGTTTTAGTGAATAGGTGGCTTCTGTTATAGTGCCAGTTTGTTGTTGTACTTGCTCGGCGAGAAACCCTGCTTCTAAATTAAATGAAGGGTCTTTTTTATAAGAGAAGCGAGCTGTTACAATCGGCCCTTTTAGTTCATACGTTGTGGTTTTCTTTTTTTCTTTAATTATTTCTAATGTGCCCCATCCAGCTTCGTCAAAAAAATTAATCAGTTCATCTTTTGATTCAATGGTAACGTTTCTTGCTAATCGTTTACCAGCAATATAAATGATTTCATCATAATCTTCGCCTAATAAATCAGGGATTATTAATTCACGTAATAGTTCTTGACTAAAGGCAGTGGTTTCAATTTGTGAAAGTTGTTCTTTCTTTGAAAAAAGATTAGTTGATTTCATATGTAACTCCTTTCTCACATTTATTATACGTTTTTACATAAGATAGGCAATTAAAAAATGATAATTATGTGATCTATTGAACAAATTACTATCTTATAAAAGTAGAAATGTGAAAAACAAATCTATAAACAATAAGAACTAACATAAGAGAACAGCTTGGTTTGATTGGGATTAGACGACAATATATTGAAAGTATTTTTCACTATATTGCAAATGATCGAATATTTTGAAAAAATAATGTACACGTTTTCTTGACGACAGATATGTACAAGAGTACAATAAACTTGTCACAAATTATTCATAGAGGCTTCGTTTTTTTTTGCTTCTGGTACGTGGACTTTTCACGAAACAGGGAGGTTGTCATTAGATATATAAAGATATAAGATAAAGGATTACAATAGTTATTTAATTTTAGTATTGATGAAATTTTATAGGGGGGGATTTATATGGCAGGTAATAAAGAGTTTGTTAATCGTAGATTACACTCATTGCTTGGCGTCATTCCAATTGGTCTTTTCTTAATTGAACATTTAGTTGTAAACTTTATGGCAACTAGAGGTGCAGAAACTTTCAACAAAGCTGCACATTTTCTTGAAACGTTACCTTTCCGTTACTTCTTAGAAGTTTTTGTTATTTTCTTACCGCTTTTATATCATGCAATTTATGGCTTATACATAGCTTTCACAGCTAAAAATAATGTTACAAACTATGGATTTTTCCGTAACTGGATGTTCATGCTTCAACGTGTATCTGGCGTAATAACATTAATTTATGTTGCTTGGCACGTTTGGGAGACACGTATTGCAGCAGCTTTTGGAGCAGAAGTTAACTATGCAATGATGCAAGAGATTTTAAGCAACCCAGCAATGATGGTCTTCTATATTGTAGGTGTTGTTTCAGCAGTTTTCCATTTCGCAAACGGTTTATGGTCTTTCTTCGTAAGCTGGGGTATAACTGTAACTCCACGTTCTCAACGTATTTCTACCTATATAACTATGGCTATATTTGTAGGACTTACTTATATCGGTTTACGGGCATTGTTCGCATTTGTTAATCCTGAGTTAGCTGCTATGTTGTAATGTTATCATTAGGAGAAAAAGAACATTTATAGTAAACATTTGTTAGGGAGTGGGTCATATTGAGTAAAGGAAATCTTATTGTTGTCGGTGGCGGTCTAGCTGGGTTAATGGCAACTATTAAAGCAGCAGAAGCAGGAGTGCATGTTGATCTATTATCACTTGTACCTGTAAAGCGTTCTCACTCTGTTTGTGCACAGGGCGGAATTAATGGTGCAGTTAATACGAAGGGTGAAGGAGACTCACCTTGGGAGCACTTTGATGATACAGTTTACGGTGGGGACTTCCTTGCGAATCAACCACCAGTAAAAGCAATGACAGAGGCAGCACCTGGTATTATTCATTTGCTTGACCGCATGGGAGTTATGTTTAACCGTACACCAGAAGGTTTACTTGACTTCCGTCGCTTTGGTGGTACACAACATCACCGTACAGCATTTGCTGGTGCGACAACTGGTCAACAGTTATTATATGCATTGGACGAGCAGGTACGTCGTCATGAAGTAGCTGGACTTGTAACGAAATATGAAGGTTGGGAAATGCTTTCACTCGTACTTGATGATGAAGGTATTTGTCGTGGTGTAGTAGGTCAAAACTTACAATCAATGGAATCAAAAGTGTTCAAAGGTGATGCCGTTATTATGGCAACAGGTGGTCCAGGTATTATCTTTGGAAAATCTACGAACTCTGTTATTAATACTGCTTCAGCCGCATCTGCAGCTTACCAGCAAGGTGTTAAATATGCAAATGGTGAATTTATCCAAATTCACCCGACAGCAATTCCAGGTGATGATAAGTTACGCCTCATGAGTGAATCGGCTCGTGGTGAAGGTGGACGTGTTTGGACATATAAAGATGGTAAACCATGGTATTTCTTAGAAGAGAAATATCCAGCATATGGTAACTTGGTGCCTCGTGATATCGCAACTCGTGAAATTTTTGATGTTTGTGTTGAGCAAAAACTTGGTATTAACGGTGAAAACATGGTTTACTTGGATTTATCTCATAAAGATCCAAAAGAATTAGATATTAAGCTCGGTGGAATTATTGAAATCTATGAAAAATTCATGGGTGATGATCCACGTAAAGTTCCAATGAAGATCTTCCCTGCTGTTCACTATTCAATGGGTGGTATGTGGGTAGATTATAATCAACAAACAAATATCCCTGGATTATTTGCAGCAGGTGAATGTGATTATTCACAGCATGGTGCAAACCGTTTAGGAGCTAACTCACTTCTTTCAGCTATTTACGGTGGAATGGTAGCTGGTCCAAATGCTGTAGAATATATGAATGGACTTGAGAAATCAACTGATGCGATTGCAGAATCTGTGTTCGAGCGTCAATTGAAGAAAGAAGAAGCGAAAAATAATGAAATTATGAGCATGAACGGTAATGAAAATGCTTATGTCCTTCATAAAGAACTTGGTGATTGGATGACGGCTAACGTTACGGTTGTGCGCGAAAATAGTAAACTTCTTAAGACAGATGAGAAAATTCAAGAGCTTTTGGAACGCTTTAAACACATTAACATTAATGACACTGCAAAATGGTCCAACCAAGGAACAATGTTTACTCGTCAGCTAGAAAACATGCTCCACCTTGCACGTGTTATTACAATTGGTGCATATAATCGCAATGAAAGCCGTGGAGCACATTACAAACCTGAATTCCCAGATCGTAATGATGAGGAGTTCTTGAAAACAACTATCGCGAGGTTTAATCCTGAAACAAATTCTCCTGAATTCAGTTATGAAGATGTAGATGTTTCACTTATTCAACCTCGTAAACGTGACTATTCTAAGAAGAAGGCAGAGGAGAAGAAAGGGGAGACGAAGTAATGAGTGATAACAAAGTTGTTCGCTTTATTATTACACGCCAAGATAAGCCTGACTCGGCTCCTTATACAGAGGAATTTGAAATTCCATACCGCGCCAATATGAATGTAATTTCTGCATTAATGGAATTACGTCGTAATCCAGTTAACACTAAAGGTGAAAAAACAGCACCAATTAACTGGGATATGAACTGTTTGGAAGAAGTATGTGGAGCATGTTCTATGGTTATTAATGGGAAGCCTCGTCAATCATGTACAGCCTTGATTGACCAACTTGAGCAGCCGATTAAACTTGAACCTATGCGTACATTCCCTGTTGTACGTGATTTACAAGTTGACCGTACTCGTATGTTTGATTCATTGAAGAAAGTAAAAGCTTGGATTCCAATTGATGGAACATATGATCTTGGTCCTGGTCCAAGAATGCCTGAAACAAAACGCCAATGGGCATATGAGCTTTCTAAATGTATGACTTGTGGTGTTTGTTTAGAGTCATGTCCAAATGTTAATAGTAATTCTAACTTTATCGGTCCAGCACCGTTATCTCAAGTACGCCTCTTTAATGCACATCCAACAGGTGAAATGAATAAGGCAGAGCGTCTTGAAACACTTATGGGCGATGGAGGACTTGCCAACTGCGGTAACTCTCAAAACTGCGTGCAATCATGTCCAAAGGGAATTCCTTTGACGACATCGATAGCAGCTTTGAATCGTGATACTGCAATCCAATCGTTTAAAAACTTCTTCGGAAGTGATAAGTAAGTCGAACAGAGACCTCTTCACGTGAAGAGGTCTTTTCATAACTATATTCACTTAGTTAAATTAATATTAATTCAGCAAATTGTTTAAGACAGATGTTAAACACTATATGGGTATGAAAAAGAACCTCTCTCTCAGTCAATACTTCATCGAATACCCTTGATTTTGAAGTGGACGTTATAGTTTTAATTAATAAATGAGAAATATTAATAATAGACAGGAGAGAGTGGAATGAGTAAAATTTCGTATATTGATAACTTTACAGATTGGGCTGAGAGCTTTAAATACCATAAAGACATTGAAGTTCGTTTTTCAGAAACAGATATGTTTGGGCATTTAAACAATACTGTTGCTTTTGTTTATTTTGAACAAGCAAGAGTCTCATTTTTTGGAGAACTAGGCTTTATGTCGGATTGGTTAAAGAAGAACAGCGAAACAATTATTGTAACCGCAGATTTGCAGTGTGATTTTATGCAACAAATCTATTTTGGAGATACGTTAGAGGTATATGTAAAAGTCGCTCATTTTGGTAATACTTCAGCTGATTTGCATTATATGGCAAAAACAACAGATGGAAGAGTCTGTTTAACAGGTAGAGGTCGAATTGTCCATATCTCTAAAAAGCTTGGAAAGCCATCACCTTGGACAGATGAGATGATTAATCGTTTAGAAGAGTATAGTGGATAAACAAAAAAGCGGCAATTATTCTTTAGAATAATTGCCGCTTTTATAAAATTAAGTTTCTTAAGATGTTGGTGGTAGTATCATGTAATATACACTAGAAAAGAATACAAAAATCATAATAATAGCGATATAAGCTTTCAATGATGTTAGTTGTTGAGACAACATTAGAGCCTTTGCAGATAAAAAATAGATCCATATAAGTGAGAGGATGATACCCAATAACTCCCACGTTAATAGCGATTGATTAATTGTTAAGTTTACAAGTCCTGGAAAAGCAAGAATGCTAGGTAATAAAATAATGCCACTAATTCTATTTAGAGTGCGTAAAATTCCAGGTCCCCCCAATGCACGACTTCCTGCCCAAAGTAGTAGCGTATATCCTACTCTTGTAAGATAAATCATAATAATACTAAAGGTAATAAAGAATAAAGGAACAAATAAAATTCGAAGTAGAGGAGTTTTAAAGCTCGCAATGTATTCAAAATTATATAAAATTGAAATACTCCCGTATATTAAACCGAGCAGAAGATTTATTAGGTTAGCAGACACATTGAATTTTTCGTCAAGTGCAACTGCTTTTATCGAAGGAGTATGGAGAAATAAAGTTCTTAATATTGTTTGTGATTTGTTCATTGAATGTACCTCCGATCCATTTATTTTCATTGATTACAATTGTAAAGGTATGTATTCATTATATTAATTTTTTTGAAAAACTTAACACTCATAAGCGTTGAACAGTGG
This Bacillus solimangrovi DNA region includes the following protein-coding sequences:
- a CDS encoding glycosyltransferase family 39 protein, with translation MNVRHYFQGNKKINGLIIILILLISLTRLFFISNYARSWDAVDFALGVLQFDLLQMQPHFPGYPYFIVGGMFFNQFMHDPIESLIMLNIVLITTTILPLYWISKRFVTERNALLITALIQTMPYLNILTIQPMSEAAGVSILIWYIWSLFVSIEKKEWKYLWITPFLFGLLMGIRVSYLVFGVGLLWCVIVDLRDHKGNKLIRFFSHFMLNCIFQLIWVWGLVSSLGGINSFMKIGWAFVEGHFQEWGGTAITEQVSLLERFIRLTFEQWIWSSWFAQSIGIVFITVITIIIGLVMKKNKSVAYSGYYLIVTMSSSYFIWVLFAQNIDKPRHIMPFTIFVFILILIKLFTYNKSTLFYSCVTVLLFSQFYFSIGLMNDYNRQVPATYQLAYYLDDIEEPFTVYTWEETRVLEYLNMPYEHKRLLTYEYFLEDIVQMNHTIFVTERLLQGFRSQGINVDDKIKEIEEFHSNPLFDPVYHDIKLYKWKNDN
- the uvrC gene encoding excinuclease ABC subunit UvrC, which encodes MKELLKEKLAILPDQPGCYLMKDKQGTVIYVGKAKVLKNRVRSYFTGSHEGKTLRLVSEICDFEYIITSSDIEALLLELNLIKKYDPKYNVMLKDDKSYPYIKITNERHPRLITTRSVKKDGGKYFGPYPNVQAANETKKLLDRLYPLRKCSKLPDRVCLYYHIGQCLAPCVKEISKETNQEIVQDITRFLKGGYQEIKKEIKEKMVHASEDLEFERAKEYRDQIVHIEAVMEKQKMALNDLTDRDVFGYAFDKGWMCVQVFFIRQGKLIERDVSLFPIYDVAEEDFLTFLGQFYLNKNHIKPKEIFLPDSVSKDFAEQLLNIKVHQPQRGQKKDLVKLAIKNATIALKEKFSLIERDEERTIKAVENLGLQLNIETPHRIEAFDNSNIQGTNPVSAMITFIDGKPSKKDYRKYKVKTVEGPDDYASMREVIRRRYTRVLKDNLPLPDLIIVDGGKAHMQGAIDVLENELGLDIPLCGLAKDEKHRTSELLYGNPPQPVSLARNSQEFYLLQRIQDEVHRFAITFHRQVRGKTAFKSSLDDIPGIGEKRKRSLLKTFGSITKLKEATCEDLQDAGLPRRVAEDVIEYLTKK
- a CDS encoding FTR1 family iron permease is translated as MDFQAFLITLREALEAILIVGLILSYLTRLNAEKYHKWIYAGVVLALISSFLVALLFQVVFTGFASLGSETYMKVTIMFASVLLLTHMVIWMKKESASINSNLQKKLNAAITAGSISALIIHTYLIVLREGVETVFFFAAIGGGDIQKAVTNYGALSGLMLALILGYLFFSGTMKISLKAFFNVTGFLIMFIAAGLLVQGVGTLQDLGNMGSLIETADGKPAEMYNIVHIMPEHYQDEAHYERDTGQQVLVSGQIGLFMAAMFGYSHNPSFEQIAAYWLYFAFVFTWMWLINTGKISYKFRKQKSENEELNTSNVNTSEV
- the bioB gene encoding biotin synthase BioB gives rise to the protein MIWNVLANKSLTGEKITNEEALSVLNCPDEELLSLLNAAYQVRKHHYGNKVKLNMIMNAKSGLCSENCGYCSQSSIADTDINTYNMLDKETLLKGAEQAYKMQAGTYCIVASGRGPSRREVETVADTVKEIKDRYSLKICACLGILKPEQAELLKGAGVDRYNHNVNTSETHHDSITTSHTYDDRVNTVHTAKAAGLSPCSGVIIGMKESKQDVVDMAYSLNALDADSIPVNFLHAIDGTPLEGTSELDPRYCLKVLSLFRLINPTKEIRISGGREVNLRALQPLGLYAANSIFIGDYLTTSGQETTSDHRMIEDLGFEVEIVEEKGTVTS
- a CDS encoding succinate dehydrogenase cytochrome b558 subunit, with the translated sequence MAGNKEFVNRRLHSLLGVIPIGLFLIEHLVVNFMATRGAETFNKAAHFLETLPFRYFLEVFVIFLPLLYHAIYGLYIAFTAKNNVTNYGFFRNWMFMLQRVSGVITLIYVAWHVWETRIAAAFGAEVNYAMMQEILSNPAMMVFYIVGVVSAVFHFANGLWSFFVSWGITVTPRSQRISTYITMAIFVGLTYIGLRALFAFVNPELAAML
- a CDS encoding YslB family protein translates to MKSTNLFSKKEQLSQIETTAFSQELLRELIIPDLLGEDYDEIIYIAGKRLARNVTIESKDELINFFDEAGWGTLEIIKEKKKTTTYELKGPIVTARFSYKKDPSFNLEAGFLAEQVQQQTGTITEATYSLKHRNQLVTITVQSE
- a CDS encoding glycosyltransferase family 2 protein, whose product is MNKQRIIVFLPAYNEEESIAEVISNVPRSFHDRIDVKILLVDDGSSDNTVAIAKEAGVDYITQHKINKGLGAAVRTGLQESVKLGADIAVMIDADNEYPAWQIPELIEPILIGESDYVMGSRFLGTINGMKLHRRLGNYCFTMLQSLLLRKWIHDGQSGMRAFSRQAAEHAEIVHDYNYAQVITLNLVRKGFRVKEIPIQYKVRTKGESFIKFRAYMTSVLPAIFTEMLRPVEKVSIDKQAHLIKEFQ